One part of the Vitis riparia cultivar Riparia Gloire de Montpellier isolate 1030 chromosome 15, EGFV_Vit.rip_1.0, whole genome shotgun sequence genome encodes these proteins:
- the LOC117932545 gene encoding uncharacterized protein LOC117932545 — protein sequence MVLFLSQPELSVGVFQGMLQGILEKRKAKRPNKPPYGTESRRVKILACRNCRTPFSSTLTHPIEKVNGLDGEPYPNCYHVKKGANLEIQGPRSFHTAHLSNGKSILLLRVVCIPCRVLAGFQVFHVDRNNDEDIDIDWNSDEYWNSDEYTDWNSSSDEDTYWSSSSDEDTYWSSDEDTDWNNDEDIDLDVGHFILNAVLSNSIP from the exons ATGGTCTTGTTCCTTAGCCAGCCTGAACTCAGCGTGGGTGTTTTTCAGGGAATGTTGCAGGGgatattagaaaaaagaaaggcaAAGAGACCAAACAAACCACCGTATGGAACTGAATCGAGACGCGTCAAAATTTTGGCATGTAGGAATTGTAGAACCCCCTTCTCCTCTACTTTGACTCACCCTATAGAGAAG gtgaATGGCCTCGATGGGGAACCCTATCCAAATTGTTATCATGTTAAAAAAGg ggcaAATTTGGAGATCCAAGGGCCTAGAAGTTTTCATACTGCCCATCTCTCCAATGGAAAATCAATACTGTTATTGAGAGTGGTCTGCATTCCATGTCGTGTGTTAGCTGGCTTCCAAGTG TTCCATGTGGACCGGAACAATGATGAAGACATAGACATAGACTGGAACAGTGATGAATACTGGAACAGTGATGAATACACAGACTGGAACAGTTCCAGTGATGAAGACACATATTGGAGCAGTTCCAGTGATGAAGACACATATTGGAGCAGTGATGAAGACACAGACTGGAACAATGATGAAGACATAGACCTCGACGTTGGACACTTCATTCTGAATGCAGT ATTGTCCAATTCCATTCCGTGA